Proteins from a single region of Bdellovibrio svalbardensis:
- a CDS encoding HD-GYP domain-containing protein, translating into MKLRQVLEGMKGDLMSSSWGDIPAWAYESAQALMQALKIVDPVTYAHCCRVGEMSRKLARDSGLNEYEQKLAEFAGLFHDIGKMGVSQDIIAKPGKLDDRELAIMKSHPVLSEEIVQPLAKHNFFAGILPGIRGHHERVDGTGYPDKKLGDEIPVLARIILVVDTYDAMSQTRAYRKGLPDDVVYEELKRCSGTQFDSQLVNIFLKAHPGWKTQESDQETLHQLIKKVA; encoded by the coding sequence ATGAAACTCCGACAAGTCTTAGAGGGAATGAAAGGGGATCTGATGTCGTCAAGCTGGGGAGATATTCCTGCGTGGGCTTATGAGTCCGCTCAAGCTCTTATGCAAGCTTTGAAAATCGTTGATCCGGTGACCTACGCCCATTGTTGTCGTGTCGGGGAGATGTCTCGCAAACTTGCGCGCGACTCAGGACTTAACGAGTACGAGCAGAAGCTGGCGGAATTCGCAGGTCTCTTTCATGACATTGGTAAAATGGGTGTTTCTCAAGACATCATTGCAAAACCAGGCAAACTTGATGATCGGGAACTCGCGATCATGAAGAGTCATCCCGTTCTCAGTGAAGAAATCGTGCAGCCGTTGGCGAAGCACAACTTCTTTGCGGGAATTCTTCCTGGCATCCGCGGTCATCATGAGCGAGTCGATGGCACAGGTTATCCAGATAAAAAACTAGGCGACGAGATCCCGGTTCTTGCGCGGATTATCCTCGTTGTAGACACTTACGATGCGATGTCGCAAACCAGAGCTTATCGCAAGGGACTTCCTGATGACGTTGTTTATGAAGAGCTCAAGCGTTGTTCAGGCACTCAATTCGACTCGCAACTTGTGAACATCTTCCTAAAAGCCCATCCAGGCTGGAAGACGCAAGAGAGTGATCAAGAGACCCTTCATCAACTCATTAAAAAAGTGGCTTAG
- a CDS encoding YoaK family protein, whose translation MLYGNESISHYTKSNIAIWMLMAFQAGLLNIGGFMACHRFVSHVTGFATFFGYELSQKEQAHHAVGMLVVPLFFLFGAMLSGQLVDIRLKLHKKPKYYITFGLIFLLCAFVAFGGLLGFFGVFGEPLESSRDYTLLILLCLICGIQNGTITTVSRSVIRTTHLTGITTDLGIGLIRLLNRHKLDEPMGNEFDAILMRTGIIFHFGLGSVLGAFVFSAFGHGGFLIPVVTSGVLFWTMFYFQVWKSKTA comes from the coding sequence ATGCTTTACGGAAACGAATCAATATCTCACTACACCAAAAGTAACATCGCAATCTGGATGCTGATGGCCTTTCAAGCGGGGCTATTAAATATTGGTGGCTTTATGGCTTGCCATCGCTTTGTTTCCCACGTCACGGGATTTGCCACCTTCTTTGGCTACGAGCTCAGTCAAAAAGAGCAAGCACATCATGCGGTGGGGATGCTTGTTGTGCCATTGTTCTTTTTATTTGGGGCCATGTTGAGCGGGCAGTTGGTCGACATTCGCTTAAAGCTTCATAAAAAGCCAAAATACTATATTACTTTTGGACTCATCTTTTTGCTCTGTGCCTTTGTGGCCTTTGGGGGGCTGCTGGGATTCTTCGGAGTCTTTGGTGAACCCTTGGAATCATCAAGAGATTATACTCTGCTGATTCTATTGTGTCTGATCTGCGGAATTCAGAATGGAACTATCACAACGGTTTCACGTTCAGTCATCCGCACCACGCACTTGACGGGAATTACAACAGACTTGGGCATTGGCTTGATACGTCTTTTAAATCGTCACAAGCTCGATGAACCAATGGGCAATGAATTCGACGCGATCTTAATGCGGACAGGGATTATCTTTCACTTTGGTTTGGGCTCTGTTCTGGGCGCCTTCGTCTTTAGTGCTTTCGGCCACGGAGGTTTTCTTATTCCCGTTGTGACCTCGGGAGTTCTCTTCTGGACGATGTTTTACTTCCAAGTTTGGAAAAGTAAAACAGCTTGA
- the rpmG gene encoding 50S ribosomal protein L33, with product MAKKSGRIIITLECTEARAEGKPVSRYTTTKNKTKTPSRLEKKKYNPNLKRHTVHRETK from the coding sequence ATGGCTAAAAAATCAGGAAGAATCATCATCACGCTTGAGTGCACTGAAGCGCGCGCTGAAGGCAAACCAGTTTCTCGTTACACAACGACAAAAAACAAAACTAAGACTCCAAGCCGTCTTGAGAAAAAGAAATACAACCCAAATCTTAAGCGCCACACTGTACACAGAGAAACTAAGTAA
- a CDS encoding transposase: MRGKSYLAAALISMVVIPKSKAATSSLKVPQAQGVTALQKPVAEMSSSKPAQVYGQIRLEGMQYMTALPEAPSLTYSQLLSARLSILKETTWLDFAADASGGTFFSKGQSHTMVHEAYMATRGEKFKASLGRKKMDWSEVDHRWNLGLWQPVYALDALRPEEEGLTGLFLDYNTQGWEILAFGTAISIPNMGPDIREDNGGLASDSRWYRPPSRNYDFNNNINTISYKLNVPDQLELVKNGGGAMMGRLGNKERGPWMVVAGGYMPVNELILKRAAYKSVSSDKVDVDVTPEVTYHAIGSVDLGYSFGSMTTSISYLQDDPKEKRPEGDMSLQKLKPIQAYSAAFDFSLANILTRPITAQVEYLKIVGGGIQDITADGSPDSFTMFDSRLKFTDAVQIKLEGQLATFFRRPFVTRFKYLYDYDQKGSLLNTEFLYYPNQKWAVVMGGDVLGVQDENYKKSGFLNEFRANDRFYGGMTYVF; this comes from the coding sequence GTGAGGGGAAAGTCATATCTCGCAGCCGCGCTTATTAGCATGGTTGTCATTCCAAAATCGAAGGCCGCCACTTCCAGCTTGAAAGTACCTCAAGCTCAGGGTGTGACTGCTCTTCAGAAACCGGTTGCTGAGATGTCGTCATCTAAGCCGGCACAGGTCTATGGGCAAATCCGTTTGGAAGGCATGCAGTACATGACGGCGTTGCCGGAAGCTCCAAGTCTTACTTACAGCCAACTTCTTTCTGCTCGCTTGTCTATACTTAAGGAAACTACCTGGCTTGATTTCGCGGCGGATGCGTCTGGCGGAACCTTCTTCAGCAAAGGCCAATCACACACCATGGTTCACGAGGCCTATATGGCCACTCGCGGAGAGAAATTCAAAGCCTCTCTGGGAAGAAAGAAGATGGACTGGAGTGAAGTCGATCATCGCTGGAACCTGGGATTATGGCAGCCAGTGTATGCTCTCGATGCTCTTCGACCTGAAGAAGAAGGTTTGACGGGTTTGTTCCTCGATTACAACACTCAGGGCTGGGAAATCTTAGCCTTCGGAACGGCAATCAGTATTCCTAATATGGGCCCGGATATTCGTGAAGATAACGGTGGTTTGGCCTCGGACAGCCGTTGGTATCGTCCACCTTCTCGTAACTACGACTTCAATAACAACATCAATACAATTTCTTATAAACTGAACGTTCCAGATCAGCTCGAACTTGTTAAAAACGGGGGCGGTGCGATGATGGGTCGTTTGGGGAATAAAGAGCGCGGACCTTGGATGGTGGTGGCAGGCGGTTATATGCCTGTGAATGAGTTGATTTTGAAACGTGCGGCTTACAAAAGCGTCTCTTCAGACAAAGTCGATGTCGATGTCACTCCAGAAGTGACCTACCATGCGATTGGTTCCGTGGATTTGGGTTACTCTTTTGGCAGCATGACCACTTCTATTTCTTATCTGCAGGATGATCCGAAGGAAAAACGCCCAGAGGGCGATATGTCTTTGCAAAAACTCAAACCCATCCAAGCTTACTCTGCAGCCTTTGATTTCTCATTGGCAAATATCCTGACTCGTCCAATCACGGCGCAGGTGGAGTATCTGAAGATTGTGGGTGGTGGTATTCAGGATATCACCGCAGATGGATCTCCGGATTCATTTACCATGTTTGATTCTCGTTTGAAATTCACGGACGCCGTGCAAATCAAACTTGAGGGTCAGTTGGCGACATTCTTCCGTCGTCCTTTTGTAACCCGCTTTAAATATCTTTATGACTATGACCAAAAAGGATCTCTGCTGAATACTGAATTCCTGTATTACCCGAACCAGAAATGGGCTGTGGTGATGGGAGGAGACGTCCTTGGAGTTCAAGACGAAAACTATAAAAAATCTGGTTTTCTGAATGAGTTCCGCGCCAACGACCGTTTTTACGGAGGCATGACTTATGTTTTCTAA
- a CDS encoding S8 family serine peptidase, which yields MKHLMSSLVLSLSVALSVGAQGADPFSDAQWGLNNQGLPQTIDLDPLHIYRMQARAGEDVRLPAPSKAAKKIIVAVLDTGIQKDHPDLQGIIHRNESECKALEKFNACLAEKERKECEAKWMDLKNPEVDQDKNGYPLDCQGWSLLGGVNAANIMGRPDYDDTQGHGTHVAGVIAAIADNNIGVRGLSQNVEILPVQVIGNGPSEPMKPLSITDSPTEEGKAEINRNLGDMVSRGVIYAMRSGAKVINFSMGWPQVVDSEFMRQVIAEAQARGVIIVAAAGNDSTRALLRPCAYKNVICVGAAGPDGAMAHFSNFGSGVDIVAPGVNILSTYPESKRPIRFRSTLGYEFLSGTSQATPFVTAAVAEMLSRGIPAEEIYPRLVLGARPLQTNLSLIEGLPNKTPESLKPEKEVYQKYAIAGNMDLENSLKVVAQPLIVPAIKEKTEILWDRKSKDLSYQISFVNKWQAVDIAQVKMNAQFIKPHPEAVRPWITGIKEAAPYPAVWNMGEERNFVVSMQIVDTSDASQSRIPSELDLTVDVSVNSQESRRYVFENEVTVAINPDTVASDIRTLKINGMPVGVRTSFMPVDQNLDGRPELRDYFAVSQDKNKWQLWLVGNQGNDSYNTVGGTKIRIDGNSDNFNEQVMARMDMNGDGQSDYVLGVYEDKSEEEEATSSPTSFFVFDNKMKLLESFRYESDMAQMPFEIFWQKVGATKRPAWVGGGKDPAKTRKLRDRWENPDNNESLKMRFYYLNEKNELKAIEEYQGYKIIDIIQPRQEQAAQGRVPVLLAKNQGTEAKPSYLYSFAVAEVVDGQVQNFMELDLFANKDTYRNILDTLVGEVKSLDYGNDEYAGSFWFGEGLNRQQRLSIFDNKNWELLDQQLAAQRSQFDSALRVRAAYSGQNRKGAFVLTNSEIEYHDLVTGGVLSKSMERYTFFPASLMTALYNPLTLSDSRDAKTKLPALFTTESSGLSRGVKMLVPVFAKDGTAVELVSPARLRFKSLAGCKPLDTPVFEGQQGAHSFDYFCGSKILRVKLSY from the coding sequence ATGAAACACCTAATGTCTTCCCTTGTTTTGTCCTTGTCGGTGGCCCTGTCAGTAGGAGCTCAGGGGGCTGATCCTTTTTCTGATGCTCAATGGGGACTTAATAATCAAGGCCTGCCGCAAACTATCGATTTGGACCCTTTGCATATCTATCGAATGCAGGCCCGAGCTGGAGAGGACGTTCGCCTTCCCGCACCGTCTAAGGCTGCAAAAAAAATAATCGTCGCAGTTTTGGATACAGGGATTCAAAAAGATCACCCGGATCTTCAGGGTATCATTCATCGCAATGAATCAGAGTGTAAGGCCTTGGAAAAGTTCAATGCCTGCCTTGCAGAAAAAGAACGCAAAGAATGTGAAGCAAAATGGATGGATTTAAAAAATCCGGAAGTGGACCAGGATAAGAATGGTTATCCCTTGGATTGCCAGGGGTGGAGTCTTCTTGGCGGTGTGAACGCAGCAAATATCATGGGTCGTCCTGACTATGACGATACTCAAGGTCACGGCACTCATGTTGCGGGAGTTATTGCTGCGATTGCGGATAATAACATCGGCGTCCGCGGCTTAAGTCAAAATGTCGAAATTCTACCAGTACAGGTTATTGGCAATGGACCCAGCGAGCCGATGAAGCCCTTGTCTATTACGGATTCTCCGACTGAAGAAGGCAAAGCTGAGATCAATCGCAACCTGGGGGATATGGTTTCTCGAGGTGTGATCTATGCGATGCGCTCTGGAGCCAAGGTTATCAACTTTTCTATGGGTTGGCCTCAGGTCGTAGACTCTGAGTTTATGCGTCAGGTGATCGCTGAAGCTCAGGCCCGCGGTGTGATCATCGTGGCTGCTGCCGGTAATGACTCCACTCGTGCCTTGCTCCGTCCTTGTGCCTACAAGAACGTGATCTGTGTCGGCGCGGCCGGTCCGGACGGCGCCATGGCGCATTTCTCTAATTTCGGAAGTGGTGTCGATATCGTTGCGCCCGGAGTGAACATCCTAAGCACATATCCAGAAAGCAAGCGTCCGATCCGCTTCCGTTCCACATTGGGTTATGAATTCTTGTCGGGGACATCTCAGGCAACTCCTTTCGTGACGGCGGCCGTGGCCGAAATGTTATCGCGTGGTATTCCTGCTGAGGAAATCTATCCACGTTTGGTTTTGGGAGCACGACCTCTACAAACCAACTTGAGTCTGATCGAGGGGCTCCCAAATAAGACACCGGAGTCGTTGAAACCGGAAAAAGAAGTTTATCAAAAATATGCAATCGCCGGAAATATGGATCTGGAGAATTCATTGAAGGTTGTCGCACAACCTTTGATCGTGCCAGCAATTAAAGAAAAAACCGAAATCCTTTGGGACCGTAAAAGTAAAGATCTGAGTTATCAGATTTCTTTCGTTAACAAGTGGCAGGCGGTTGATATTGCGCAAGTTAAGATGAATGCGCAGTTCATCAAGCCTCACCCTGAAGCTGTTCGTCCTTGGATTACGGGGATTAAAGAAGCCGCTCCGTATCCTGCAGTTTGGAATATGGGTGAAGAAAGAAATTTCGTCGTTTCAATGCAGATCGTTGACACTTCGGATGCTTCTCAATCACGCATTCCAAGTGAGCTGGATCTGACCGTGGATGTGAGTGTGAACTCGCAAGAATCACGTCGTTATGTCTTTGAAAATGAAGTCACTGTGGCAATCAATCCAGACACTGTGGCTTCAGATATTCGTACTTTGAAAATCAACGGCATGCCAGTGGGAGTTCGTACCTCGTTCATGCCCGTGGATCAAAACTTGGATGGTCGTCCCGAGTTGCGTGACTATTTCGCCGTATCTCAGGATAAAAACAAATGGCAGCTATGGTTGGTGGGAAATCAAGGGAACGATTCTTACAACACCGTAGGTGGAACAAAAATTCGTATCGACGGCAACTCCGACAATTTCAACGAGCAGGTCATGGCTCGCATGGACATGAACGGGGATGGCCAAAGTGATTATGTTTTAGGTGTCTATGAAGATAAAAGCGAAGAGGAGGAAGCGACCAGCTCTCCAACAAGCTTCTTTGTCTTCGACAATAAAATGAAGCTTCTTGAGAGTTTCCGCTACGAAAGCGATATGGCGCAAATGCCATTCGAAATCTTCTGGCAGAAGGTGGGAGCCACTAAGCGCCCGGCTTGGGTGGGGGGCGGTAAAGATCCTGCAAAGACGCGCAAGCTGCGCGACCGTTGGGAGAATCCTGACAACAATGAATCTCTCAAAATGCGCTTCTACTATTTGAATGAAAAGAATGAGTTGAAGGCGATCGAAGAGTACCAGGGTTATAAAATCATCGACATCATTCAGCCTCGCCAGGAGCAGGCGGCGCAAGGGCGTGTTCCGGTTCTTTTGGCGAAAAATCAGGGCACCGAAGCGAAGCCGTCCTATTTATATAGCTTTGCCGTGGCTGAAGTTGTGGATGGCCAGGTTCAAAACTTTATGGAGTTGGATCTTTTTGCCAACAAAGACACTTATAGAAATATTTTGGATACTCTCGTTGGCGAGGTGAAATCATTAGATTATGGCAATGACGAATATGCTGGTAGCTTTTGGTTCGGTGAAGGACTAAATCGTCAGCAAAGATTGTCGATCTTTGATAACAAGAACTGGGAGCTTTTGGATCAGCAGCTTGCAGCTCAGCGGTCCCAATTTGACTCCGCATTGCGCGTCAGAGCGGCTTACTCGGGGCAAAATCGCAAGGGTGCTTTTGTCCTTACGAACTCCGAAATTGAGTACCATGACCTGGTCACTGGAGGCGTTTTAAGTAAGAGCATGGAACGCTATACTTTCTTCCCTGCCAGTCTGATGACGGCACTTTATAACCCACTAACGCTCAGTGACTCGCGCGATGCGAAAACGAAGCTGCCAGCCCTCTTCACAACGGAGTCTTCAGGGCTCAGTCGTGGTGTCAAAATGTTGGTACCGGTTTTTGCAAAGGATGGAACTGCGGTTGAACTGGTGTCACCGGCGCGCTTGAGATTTAAGTCTTTGGCGGGATGCAAGCCACTCGATACTCCGGTGTTTGAGGGGCAGCAAGGGGCACACTCTTTCGACTACTTCTGCGGGAGTAAAATCTTGCGGGTGAAACTGAGCTACTAA
- a CDS encoding M14 family zinc carboxypeptidase, whose translation MSFLPEIQQIEQRISILGSAMRSEVLAYSETSGAGGELRFPIYKLSFGSTDPQAPVLGFVGGVHGLERIGAQVSVALLNSFSELVLWDKNLQRTLQDIRVFFIPTVNPIGIYRKTRSNPRGIDLMRNAPVDADDPPRFLGGHRYTNKLPWYRGEFGAPMEVEAQAMIRGVQDEIRESKLAITVDSHSGFGLQDRLWFPYAKTLKPFPDLGLLYSFKQLLDRTYPHHFYRIEPQAGTYTTHGDLWDYIYDHHQSPEMGQHKNYLPLCLEMGSWMWLKKNPWQIFKPEGPFNPLIGHRHKRTLRRHNTLMEFLIRAVSSPDEWAELNAAKTLELESKAMELWYAKS comes from the coding sequence ATGAGCTTTCTTCCAGAAATCCAGCAAATCGAGCAACGAATTTCCATCCTGGGTTCAGCGATGCGTTCCGAAGTGTTGGCCTACAGTGAAACCTCTGGCGCCGGCGGCGAATTGCGTTTCCCCATTTATAAACTTTCATTCGGCTCGACCGACCCTCAGGCTCCGGTGCTGGGCTTTGTCGGAGGAGTTCATGGGCTGGAGCGCATTGGCGCACAAGTGAGCGTCGCTTTGCTGAACTCTTTTTCCGAGCTGGTCTTGTGGGATAAAAATCTGCAAAGAACCTTGCAAGACATTCGCGTTTTTTTCATTCCCACCGTGAATCCAATCGGGATCTATCGCAAAACCCGCAGCAATCCACGCGGCATCGATTTGATGCGTAATGCCCCGGTGGATGCGGATGATCCTCCAAGATTTTTGGGAGGCCATCGCTATACCAATAAGCTTCCTTGGTATCGAGGGGAGTTTGGTGCACCGATGGAGGTTGAGGCTCAAGCCATGATTCGCGGTGTGCAAGATGAAATCCGTGAAAGCAAATTGGCGATCACCGTGGATTCTCACTCGGGATTTGGCCTGCAAGACCGTCTGTGGTTTCCTTATGCAAAAACTCTGAAGCCTTTTCCTGATTTGGGTTTGTTGTATTCGTTCAAACAGTTGTTAGATCGCACATATCCTCATCACTTTTATCGCATAGAACCTCAAGCCGGAACCTACACAACTCATGGGGATCTGTGGGATTATATCTACGATCATCATCAGAGCCCCGAGATGGGTCAGCATAAAAATTATCTACCGCTGTGTCTGGAGATGGGCTCGTGGATGTGGTTGAAAAAGAATCCGTGGCAGATCTTTAAGCCCGAAGGTCCTTTCAACCCTTTGATCGGTCATCGTCATAAAAGAACCTTGCGCCGTCATAACACCTTGATGGAATTTTTGATTCGCGCAGTGAGCTCGCCTGATGAATGGGCTGAGTTGAATGCTGCAAAAACTTTGGAGCTCGAAAGCAAAGCAATGGAGTTGTGGTATGCCAAATCCTAG
- a CDS encoding alpha/beta fold hydrolase: MPNPRRWILLRGLARGRGHWGSFVQKMQAHFPNDEFELIDLKGNGERFTEQSPLHVEDYVRDLRAHSQFVKDGKPFNILAVSLGAMITVEWMREYPHEVQKAILVCTSSSGFSPFYDRYRLRNYLPTLRLAIETSAEKWERDILEMVTNSHERREAEIGAMIEYSKRNPMKVTNILRQLAAASRYRFPKDAPGDIKIIGSHGDRLVSPRCSLKIAEGWGLKAVMHPWAGHDIPVDDPQWLIEHLL, from the coding sequence ATGCCAAATCCTAGAAGATGGATCTTGTTAAGAGGGCTTGCGCGAGGACGTGGGCACTGGGGCAGCTTTGTGCAGAAGATGCAGGCGCATTTTCCCAATGATGAATTTGAACTGATAGATCTCAAGGGGAATGGGGAGCGGTTCACTGAGCAAAGCCCACTGCATGTCGAAGATTATGTCAGGGATCTGCGCGCACACTCTCAATTTGTCAAAGACGGTAAACCATTTAACATCCTGGCAGTTTCGCTGGGTGCGATGATCACCGTGGAGTGGATGCGTGAATATCCTCATGAAGTGCAAAAAGCTATTTTGGTGTGCACCAGTTCTTCCGGATTTTCTCCATTTTATGACCGCTATCGTTTGAGAAACTATTTGCCGACTCTGCGTTTGGCGATTGAGACCAGCGCGGAAAAGTGGGAGAGAGACATCTTGGAAATGGTGACGAACAGTCACGAACGCCGCGAAGCAGAGATCGGCGCCATGATTGAATATTCAAAACGGAATCCCATGAAGGTTACCAATATTCTTCGGCAATTAGCGGCGGCTTCACGTTATCGCTTTCCAAAGGATGCTCCTGGCGATATCAAAATCATCGGCAGTCATGGCGATCGTTTGGTGTCTCCGCGGTGTTCGTTGAAGATTGCCGAAGGGTGGGGCTTGAAAGCCGTGATGCATCCTTGGGCAGGGCATGATATTCCCGTGGATGACCCTCAGTGGCTCATCGAGCACTTGCTCTAG
- a CDS encoding methyltransferase domain-containing protein, with protein MTFFSAAIGIFYDIFFSRRTFLSKSSFSGPPVMKPPNASPDNSPATSDDIFSEDFKRAPKISEDFVQKLQKSFLELGIPPSPTSVESLIDDLEFDQILPPLHRFLSSAQWTSINVAQLVAKWLSPYQNKKFLDAGSGVGKLCILLRYLTDLEIYGVEQRESLVKISQEIIQTNALHRITFEQRNIHEVKFADYDIIYLYNPFQEHVCYSETLIIDKTIELDRKFFLEYTAKIFEELKNLKKGSVLITFHGYGGKVPKTWTLKYNQFVEGGFLSMWVKD; from the coding sequence TTGACCTTCTTTTCTGCTGCTATAGGAATATTCTATGACATATTTTTTTCCAGAAGAACTTTTTTATCTAAGTCTAGCTTCTCTGGACCTCCGGTTATGAAGCCGCCAAACGCATCACCAGATAATTCACCAGCTACTTCAGATGACATATTCTCTGAGGATTTCAAAAGAGCCCCCAAGATCTCCGAAGATTTTGTTCAGAAGCTCCAAAAGTCGTTCCTCGAGCTCGGAATCCCCCCCTCTCCCACCTCCGTGGAGAGCTTAATAGATGATTTAGAATTTGATCAGATCCTCCCCCCACTCCACCGCTTCCTGTCCTCGGCCCAATGGACCTCCATCAACGTTGCCCAGCTTGTGGCCAAATGGCTGAGTCCCTACCAGAACAAAAAATTTCTTGATGCCGGCAGTGGTGTTGGCAAGCTCTGTATTCTGTTAAGATATCTGACCGACTTGGAAATTTATGGTGTTGAGCAAAGAGAAAGCCTAGTTAAGATCAGCCAGGAAATTATTCAAACGAATGCCCTCCACCGCATCACCTTCGAACAACGCAACATTCACGAGGTGAAGTTTGCGGACTACGACATCATCTACCTCTACAACCCCTTCCAAGAACATGTCTGCTATTCTGAAACCTTGATTATCGACAAGACGATTGAGTTGGATAGGAAGTTTTTCTTAGAATACACGGCCAAAATTTTTGAAGAGCTAAAGAACCTAAAAAAAGGGAGCGTCCTTATCACCTTCCACGGATATGGCGGCAAAGTTCCCAAAACATGGACCTTAAAATACAACCAGTTTGTAGAAGGTGGCTTCTTGTCCATGTGGGTTAAAGATTAA
- the dcd gene encoding dCTP deaminase: MILTDQQILSHMEDGSIKVEPFRRECLGTNSYDVHLGKALAVYEDETLDARKHNKIRNFEIPEEGFVLMPDTLYLGVTQEYTETLKHVPFLEGKSSVGRLGIDIHATAGKGDVGFCNYWTLEISVKQPVRVYAGMPIGQLIYFEVKGDILTPYNVKPSAKYNDKKPLPVESMMWKNSF, translated from the coding sequence ATGATTCTTACGGATCAGCAGATTCTCAGTCATATGGAAGATGGTTCTATTAAAGTAGAACCTTTCCGCAGAGAGTGCCTTGGAACGAACTCTTACGATGTTCACTTGGGTAAAGCACTCGCTGTCTATGAAGATGAAACGCTGGACGCAAGAAAACATAACAAGATTCGCAATTTTGAGATTCCCGAAGAGGGTTTCGTCTTAATGCCAGACACCCTCTATTTGGGCGTGACTCAAGAGTACACTGAGACTCTGAAGCATGTCCCATTTTTAGAAGGAAAATCGAGCGTTGGTCGCCTCGGTATCGACATCCATGCCACTGCTGGCAAAGGTGACGTCGGTTTCTGCAACTATTGGACTCTTGAGATCTCCGTTAAACAGCCCGTCCGTGTTTACGCTGGAATGCCAATCGGCCAGTTGATATACTTTGAAGTGAAGGGTGATATTTTAACGCCTTACAACGTTAAACCTTCAGCTAAGTATAACGACAAAAAGCCGCTTCCGGTGGAATCAATGATGTGGAAAAACTCATTCTAA
- a CDS encoding DUF1338 domain-containing protein has product MMSLETLLDKMWVDYCQLNPAAKRIYDLFVGQGETVLNDHIALRTFNHPRLGIKSLAKQFIKLGYVEAAQEYIFTEKKLYAKHFQHPNENMPKIFISELELEKVSPFVRETMTKLIESIPQELIDSETFAMCGRPWEMSHALYSELAKESEYASWVAAYGFRPNHFTVNINALKKFAEVSELNSWLKSNGVVLNASGGEVKGTPADYLEQSSTMASEIPVKFSDGTFNIPGCYYEFAKRYKMEDGKLYQGFVAKSADKIFESTNKQK; this is encoded by the coding sequence ATGATGAGTCTTGAAACACTTTTGGACAAAATGTGGGTTGATTACTGCCAACTCAATCCAGCAGCGAAACGTATCTACGACCTTTTCGTAGGACAAGGCGAAACCGTCTTGAATGATCATATTGCTCTTCGCACCTTCAACCACCCTCGTTTGGGCATCAAATCCCTGGCAAAACAATTTATCAAATTGGGTTATGTTGAAGCGGCACAAGAGTATATCTTCACTGAGAAGAAACTTTACGCAAAACACTTCCAACATCCAAACGAAAACATGCCGAAGATTTTTATCAGTGAATTGGAGCTGGAAAAGGTCTCGCCCTTTGTTCGTGAAACGATGACCAAACTTATCGAAAGCATTCCGCAAGAGTTGATCGACAGCGAAACTTTCGCGATGTGCGGGCGTCCTTGGGAAATGAGTCATGCGTTGTATTCCGAACTTGCCAAGGAAAGTGAATACGCATCTTGGGTTGCGGCTTACGGCTTCCGTCCAAATCACTTCACTGTGAATATCAATGCTCTTAAAAAGTTCGCTGAAGTTTCTGAGCTCAATAGCTGGTTGAAATCAAACGGTGTGGTTCTCAATGCCTCTGGTGGCGAAGTAAAAGGCACTCCAGCGGACTATCTCGAGCAAAGCTCAACAATGGCGTCTGAAATTCCTGTGAAATTCAGCGATGGCACTTTCAATATTCCTGGTTGTTACTATGAATTTGCGAAGCGCTATAAAATGGAAGATGGAAAGCTCTACCAAGGATTCGTCGCAAAATCCGCCGACAAAATCTTCGAAAGCACGAACAAACAAAAATAG